Proteins encoded together in one Citromicrobium bathyomarinum window:
- a CDS encoding regulatory protein GemA, translated as MPATKAARPASFDRTQQARRAMLAKVHIARKELRLDEDDYRQIIADETGKTSAGDCSADELDAVLARFRGRGWQPATKAGRAKRAQHPMAKKARALWISLYQLGEVRDRSEAALEAFAKRQLGCDRLVWARQSDGYRLIEALKKMAARGGWSQTDTDGKNLSVRDLKRGLCEAILAKLVACGEVPAHWTIDIAAHRLCGIDTGSGRFANAEGFDDLAEALGRKLREADPKLRGAS; from the coding sequence ATGCCTGCGACTAAGGCAGCGCGTCCCGCCAGCTTCGATCGCACCCAGCAGGCGCGCCGTGCGATGCTGGCCAAGGTGCATATCGCGCGCAAAGAGCTGCGCCTGGACGAAGACGACTACCGCCAGATCATCGCCGACGAGACCGGCAAGACGAGCGCTGGCGACTGTTCGGCAGACGAGCTGGATGCAGTGCTGGCGCGGTTCAGGGGCCGGGGATGGCAACCGGCCACGAAGGCCGGGCGAGCCAAGCGCGCCCAGCACCCGATGGCGAAGAAGGCGCGCGCGCTGTGGATCTCGCTCTACCAGCTGGGCGAGGTGCGCGACCGGAGCGAGGCAGCGCTTGAGGCCTTCGCCAAGCGCCAGCTCGGCTGCGATCGGCTGGTCTGGGCGCGCCAATCGGATGGCTATCGCCTGATCGAGGCGCTGAAGAAGATGGCGGCGCGTGGCGGCTGGAGCCAGACAGACACGGACGGCAAGAACCTGAGTGTCCGCGACCTCAAACGCGGATTGTGCGAGGCGATTCTCGCCAAGCTGGTCGCCTGCGGGGAAGTGCCCGCGCACTGGACGATCGACATTGCCGCCCACCGCCTGTGCGGCATCGACACCGGCTCCGGCAGGTTCGCGAATGCGGAAGGTTTCGACGATCTTGCCGAGGCGCTGGGGCGCAAGTTGCGCGAAGCTGACCCGAAACTGCGGGGCGCATCGTGA
- a CDS encoding phage protein Gp27 family protein produces the protein MSGRARQGRGRLSSIDLLPDVAEEAIVWALEQLRERKLPQNVIHAEFNEKLLDLNSEHDLDPPIEPISKSAFNRYSVRKAMIFRKLDEAQTIGAELVHSMDPKTPDDVTIAVSELIKAAAFEILETKTPDPKGLMELSRAVSGAVGAQKASAEYRNRLEREVQAAKAEAAKKIGELGKKKGVSPEAMAAINAALGVQP, from the coding sequence ATGAGCGGGCGCGCCCGCCAGGGTCGCGGTCGGCTATCGTCGATCGACCTGCTGCCCGATGTCGCCGAGGAGGCGATCGTCTGGGCGCTGGAACAGCTGCGCGAGCGCAAGCTGCCGCAGAACGTGATCCACGCCGAGTTCAACGAGAAGCTGCTCGACCTCAATTCCGAGCACGATCTCGACCCGCCGATCGAGCCGATCAGCAAGAGCGCCTTCAACCGCTATTCGGTGCGCAAGGCGATGATCTTCCGCAAGCTGGACGAGGCGCAGACGATCGGCGCGGAGCTGGTTCATTCGATGGACCCGAAGACGCCCGATGACGTGACGATCGCGGTGTCGGAGCTGATCAAGGCGGCGGCGTTCGAAATCCTCGAAACCAAGACGCCCGATCCGAAGGGGCTGATGGAGCTGAGCCGCGCGGTCTCCGGCGCGGTCGGCGCGCAGAAGGCGAGCGCGGAATACCGCAACCGGCTGGAGCGTGAGGTGCAGGCCGCGAAGGCGGAGGCCGCGAAGAAGATCGGCGAGCTGGGCAAGAAGAAGGGCGTTTCGCCCGAGGCGATGGCGGCAATCAACGCCGCGCTTGGGGTGCAGCCGTGA